GGACGGGTGGCATTCCGAGGCTGCGTCGGGGGCTTGGTGGGATTCGTGCGGTAGCGCATGGGGTCAATTGATAGGTATATTTTCCGCACGACGCTGGCGTCGTTTGCGCTGGTCCTGGTCAGCCTCACCGGCGTGATCTGGATTACGCAGGCGTTGCGCGGCATCGACCTGATGACGAGCCAGGGTCAGACCATCCTGACCTTCCTCGGCATCACCAGCCTCGTCGTGCCGGCGCTCGTCCTGATCATCTCGCCGATCGCGCTGATGATCGCGATCTCGCACACGCTGAACAAGCTCGCGACCGATTCCGAGATCATCGTGATGAATGCCGCCGGCTTCTCGCCGTTCCGGCTGTTCTTTCCGTTCTTCTACGCCACCTGCGTGGTGGCTGCGCTCGTCGCCTTCATCGCGGCCTATCTCGCCCCCGACGGCATGCGGCGGATCAAGCAGTGGGACGCCGAGATCACCGCCGACGTGCTCACCAACATCCTGCAGCCCGGCCGCTTCGCCCAGCTCGACAAGAACCTGACGATCCGGATCCGCGAGCGCCAGCCCGGCGGCATCCTCGCCGGCATCTTCATCGACGACCGCCGCGATCCGAACGAGCGCGTCTCGATCGTCGCCGAGCATGGGGAGGTCGTGAAGAACGAGAACGGCTCGTTCCTGGTGCTCAAGGACGGCAATCTCCA
This is a stretch of genomic DNA from Bradyrhizobium sp. CB2312. It encodes these proteins:
- the lptF gene encoding LPS export ABC transporter permease LptF; the protein is MGSIDRYIFRTTLASFALVLVSLTGVIWITQALRGIDLMTSQGQTILTFLGITSLVVPALVLIISPIALMIAISHTLNKLATDSEIIVMNAAGFSPFRLFFPFFYATCVVAALVAFIAAYLAPDGMRRIKQWDAEITADVLTNILQPGRFAQLDKNLTIRIRERQPGGILAGIFIDDRRDPNERVSIVAEHGEVVKNENGSFLVLKDGNLQRFEAGKRDPALVAFGRYGFDMSKFGNQGRDVTLGIRERYLWELFSPSEDDPVYKQIPGQFRSALHDSLLAPIYPFAFAVLTFAFLGAPRTTRQSRNFSIGSSILAVFGLRMAGFACSVMAVKSPGPVLVQYAMIFGAIGVGLWMIIGGIVVEPPPGLMEAINRSNARIARLFGRPATA